Proteins encoded together in one Desulfallas thermosapovorans DSM 6562 window:
- the hemC gene encoding hydroxymethylbilane synthase — protein MVNQVLIGSRDSDLAMWQARWVADALLKAHPGRNFVIKGMKTKGDHILDVALAKIGDKGLFTKELESALLNDSIKLAVHSMKDLPTKLPEGLTIGAICQREYPGDVLISKNNIKLASLKKGALVGTSSLRRRAQLLYYRPDLQMVDIRGNLNTRLRKFKELELDAIVLAYAGIKRMGYEEMISQLIPFDICLPAVGQGSIGVEIKSNDDETRDIIAPLDHGPSRAAIEAERAFMKRLEGGCQVPIGAYGYLHDNLLTLEGAVIDLHGKAAIRHSITGPVAAARKLGTQLAEVLIERGAEKILQQARQEFGFHDK, from the coding sequence ATGGTAAACCAAGTGCTTATCGGTTCCCGGGACAGTGACCTGGCCATGTGGCAGGCCCGCTGGGTGGCAGATGCACTGCTTAAAGCCCACCCGGGACGCAATTTCGTAATTAAAGGCATGAAAACAAAGGGAGATCATATTTTAGATGTAGCGCTAGCTAAAATCGGTGACAAAGGGCTATTTACCAAAGAATTGGAATCAGCTCTGCTTAACGATAGTATTAAGCTGGCTGTACACAGTATGAAGGATTTACCCACCAAATTACCGGAAGGGTTGACCATTGGTGCGATTTGCCAACGGGAATATCCTGGCGATGTATTAATATCTAAAAATAATATTAAGTTGGCCAGTTTAAAGAAAGGTGCCCTGGTCGGCACCAGTAGTTTAAGGCGCCGCGCTCAATTGCTATATTATCGACCGGATTTACAGATGGTAGATATTCGGGGAAACTTGAACACCCGGCTGCGCAAATTCAAAGAGTTGGAACTGGATGCCATTGTTCTGGCTTACGCCGGCATAAAACGCATGGGTTATGAAGAGATGATATCCCAGTTGATCCCCTTTGATATTTGCTTGCCCGCCGTAGGGCAAGGATCCATTGGGGTAGAAATTAAAAGCAACGATGATGAAACCCGGGATATTATAGCCCCCCTTGACCACGGACCATCCCGAGCCGCCATTGAGGCCGAAAGAGCTTTTATGAAGAGATTGGAAGGTGGTTGCCAGGTACCCATAGGCGCTTATGGCTATCTCCATGATAATCTACTCACACTGGAAGGGGCGGTGATTGACCTGCACGGTAAAGCCGCTATTCGCCACAGCATAACGGGACCGGTGGCTGCTGCTCGGAAATTGGGCACTCAACTGGCCGAAGTTCTGATCGAACGCGGGGCAGAAAAAATATTACAGCAAGCAAGACAGGAGTTTGGTTTTCATGACAAATAA